Below is a genomic region from Catenuloplanes atrovinosus.
CGCCGACCGTCTGCACCTCGATGTGCCGCATGCCGAAGTAGCCGCGCACCGTGTCGGTGACCCGGCCCTGGGTGAGCGTGACGTCGAGGTCGTAGAGGTACGGGTCGTCCGGGCTCCACAGCCGCGGGTTGGTGATCTTCAACTGGAGCGGCGTGTTGGCAGCGCCGCTGACCGTACCGACGCGGCGGCCCTGCTTGTCCAGCGCGGTGGCGGTCACCCTGGCGTTGGTGGCGGCCGACTTCACGGTCACGGTGAGCGCGGAGCGCGCCACGTCCGGCGTGGTGACCAGCGAGTCGATCGCGGCGGTGGCGACCGGCTCCATCCAGACGGTCTGCCAGATGCCGGACGACGGCGTGTAGACGATGCCGCCCGGGCTGGTGGACTGCTTGCCCTTGGGCTGGTCCGGGCCGGTGGTGTCGGTGACCGCGACGACGATCTCCTGTGCGCCGCGCCCGCGCAGCGCGTCCGTGATGTCCGCGGTGAACGCGGTGTATCCGCCGGTGTGCTCCGTGACCAGCGTGCCGTTGACCCACACCCGGGCCTGGTAGTCGACCGCGCCGAAGTTCAGCTTGATCCGCTTGCCGGACCAGTCGCGCGGCACCGTGACGAGCTTGCGGTAGAACATGTGGTCCTCGCGCCGCTCGATGCCGGACAGCTGCGACTCGACCGGGAACGGCACGATGATCCGCTCGTCCAGCCGCTTGCCGAAGACCGGCGCCTCCCCGGCCTCGGCGTCCGCGAACTCCCACGGCCCGTTGAGGTGGAGCCACTGCTTGCGGATCAGCTGCGGCCGCGGGTACTCCGGCAGTGGCTTGTTCCGGTCGAGCTTGTCGCCCCACGGCGTGGTGAGGCGCTGGGTGGACGCGTTCGAGGCGGACCGGATCACCTGGGGTACGGCCTCGCCGCCCACCACCAGGCCGCCCTCGCCGGTGTAGCCGATCCGTACCCGCTGGTCCTTGAGGATCTTCTCGGCCAGCGTGATCACCAGCCGCTTGCCGCGCACGGCGACGGCCTCGATCGGCATCGGCGTGGTGTCGACCTCGACGGTCAGGCTGCTCGCGGACGGCGCGGCGTCGATCCGGCTCTCGAAGTCCGCGACGAGCGTGCGCCCGTCCTTCTGCACGCCGAACGTGACCGGGTAGACCTGGAAGCCGTCCGGCGGCGTGAACGCGGACTCGGGCACGATCTGCTTGGCCAGGCCGGCGGCGGACCAGCGCAGGAACAGGTTCGCGCCGCCGATGTCCTGGAACATCTCGATGCGTACGTCGTGTGCCTGGCCGGCCACCAGGTGCACCGGCGCGCTGGTCTGCTCCACGTCCCAGTCGCCGACCCAGTGGTCGATCACCGGCTGCCCGTCCAGCAGGAAGCGGAAGCCGTTGTCGCCGATCATGTGGAACGTGTAGTCGCCGGTCGCCGGCGCGGTGAGCTTGCCGGTCCAGCGGGCCGTGGTGTGCTCGGTGCGACCGGTCAGCGAGCCGAACGTGCCGGCCAGGCCGGGCAGGTCGATGTTCGGGTCGAGCGACACGCCGCCCAGCTCCGCGAAGTCGCGGGCGCCCGGAGCGGACATTCGGTAGTACTCGCCCTTCAGGCCGTGCACGGTCGCCGGGGCGGCCGTCGCGGCGACCGCGGGCGACACGATCATCGATAGGATCAGCAGCGCTACCAGGGAGAATGACCGCAGGGGCGATCTCGGCATCAGGCGTGTCCCTTCCGGACGACGACGATTGCCGATCCACATTGACTGATCTTTATTCGCGATGTCAACAGAGTGAAACAAAACCGTGCACAGTAGAACGCCGGTGGACCGCCGACCGGGCCCACCGGCGTGATCGCCCGGCCTACTTGCTCCGGGCCTTGCGCGTGCTGGAGGCGTTCGCCTTCTGGATCGCGTCGACCAGCTCGGGCTTGGTCATCCGGGACCGGCCGCGGATCTCCAGCCGCTTGGCCACGTCCATCAGGTGGGTCTTGGAGGCGTTCGCGTCCACGCCGCCGGCCGTCTTCGCCCGGGTGTTCCGCCCGCCCGCGGCCTTGGCGTCGCTCGGGCCCTTCTTCGCCTTCGGCTCCCAGTGGTCGCCGACCTTCTCGAACGAGTGCTTGACCGCGGAGAACGCGGTGCGGTGCGCCCGCTCCCCCTCGCCGTACTGCTCCACCGCCGAGTCGTGCGTCTTCGCGTACGTCTCCTGCGCCTTCTTCGGCGACCGCTTCAGCGTGCTCGGCATGTCCTCACGGGCCGGCATGACGTACCTCCCTGGTGGTTGGTGTTCGTTCGTGACTCTCCTACCCGGCCGGGCGCGCGTCATGCGGCCGTTTGCCGCCGTCGCGCGCGGGTAGCCGACCGCCATGACCCCTGACGAGAAGCAGTCACCGCTCGGGCAGCCGGCCGGCGTCGCCGACCCGGAACCCGACCCGGACTTCGCCGGCGAGCACGAGGACACCGCGGTGAGCAAGGACATCACCGGCGGCCAGGACGAGGACGCGGAACCGGAGGCGCCCGGCGGCTGGTCCGGCATGGAGCCGACCGACTGAGCTGGTTTCCGCCGGTCGCATACCGGGTAGCCGGTTATGTGAACGGCCCGGATCCCATCGGGCCTGCACCGCACGGAGGTCGACATGGGCACCGATGACAAGATCGACAACAAGGTCGAGGAAGCCGGCGGCAAGGTCAAGGAGCACGTCGGCCGCGCTACCGACGACCGCGACCTGGAGGCCGAGGGCAAGGCCGACCAGAGCAGCTCCCACGTCAAGCAGGCCGTCGAGCACGTCAAGGACGCCTTCAAGTCCTGACCACAGCGTCTTAACGGGTGGCCGGCCCCTCGGGGCGGCCACCCGTTTCGCGTGTCAGCTGCTGCGGGCGATGAACTGCGGGTTCTCGATCAGGAAGGTGCCGAGCGTGCCGGCCTCCGCGGCGTCGAGCATGGCGAGGGACTTGTCGTCGAGGTCCTCGTAGGCGATGCCGTCGACGATCACGGTGTTGACGTTGCCGGCGTTGGTCTTGATCAGCGTGAGGTCGTTGGCCGCGACGCCCTTGAGCGTGAACAGGAAGTCGGCCGGCGGGATGCCGCCGGTGTCCAGCACGAACGCGTCGCCCGCGGCCTTCACCAGGTTGTTCAGCTTGCCCAGGTCGGTGAGCACGCCCCGGGTGGTGGCCTGCTTGACGATCGCCTTGATCAGCTGCTGCTGGTGCCGCTGGCGGCCGTAGTCGCCGTCGCTCAGGCTCTTGCGGATGCGCGCGTAGTCGAGCGCCTCGGTGGCGCTCATCTTCCGGCAGCCCTTCTCGTGGACGAACGGCGTGACGCCGGGTGGGAGCTGGATGCCGGCCGCCTCGGAGTGCCAGCCCTGCACCAGTTTGCCGTCCGCGTCCACGCCGAGGTGCGCGGACTCGGCCGTCTCGTCCACGCACATGTCCACGCCGCCGAGCGCGTGGATCACACTGGCGAAGCCGCTGAAGTCGATGATCGCGGCGCCGTTGAAGCGGATGCCGGTCACCTTGTTGAGCGTGGTGGAGAGCAGCGTCATGCCGCTGGCGCGTTTTTCCAGCTCGGAGCCCTGGACGTTATATCCGTACGAGAACGCTGAATTGATCTTGTAAGATCCGCCGGGGAAGCCGGCCTTCTCGTACGCCGGGACCTCGACCAGCCAGTCCCGCGGAATGGAGATCAGGTATGCCTGATCGTGCGTCTCCGGGATGTGCAGAATGATGATCGTGTCGGACAGGACGCCGGTCTCGGACGAGCCGGGCGGGCGCGCGTCGATGCCGACGAGCAGCAGGTTCACCGCGCCGTCGATGTTGTTGCCGGACGCGCCGTCCTGCGCGGCGGCGTCACCCTCCAACAGCGAGCCCTGGGTGAACGCGGTCGACGCCCGGTTGATCACCGTGTGCGCCGCGACCAGCGTGCCACCGCTGAGCACCACCAGCACCGCGCCGAAGATCAGGAGAAGTCGCGCCCACAGCGGATCCCCGCGACGCTTCGTCACCATTGAGCCTTTTTCACCCTGGCGCACCCGAACCGTCCAGCGCCGCCGCGCCCCCCGGCCCCGCAGGCCAGGTTGAAAATCGCTCATCGTGCGCACCCCTCCCCCGGCGCTCGATCCGAGCCTCACGCAGGCTAGCAATCATTGACGACAACGGATAGGAACGATGTGAGCTGCGTCGCTTTCCGGATCAATACCGGCACCTGATGACTTCCCGAGATGTCGTTAGGGAACAGGAACCGCAGACCGACGGGGGGCGTACGAGATGAAAATTCCGCGCTGGGCGCGCATCGTCCTCATTCTCGGCGCCGTGCTGGCGGTCGCGAGCACCGGCACGATCGTCGGCGCGCGCATGCTGATCGACGGCGCGACCGCGGCCATCCCGCAGACCACGCTGATCGAGGGCGACGCCCGGGCACCCCGGCGCGAGCAGGGCAAGGCCATCGACGGCGCGATCAACCTGCTCCTGGTCGGCATCGACGCGCGCGACACCGGCGGTGGCAGCGACGGCGACTCGGTCCGGTCGGACACGATCATCATCCTGCACATCCCGAAGGCGCACGACCGGGCGTACCTGATCTCCGTCCCGCGTGACTGGCTGGTCGACATCCCGGCGTACCGCAAGAACGGCTTCGCCGGCATCAGCGACAAAATCAACACCGCGTTCTCCGCCGGGTACGCGGGCGACGGCGACCGCATGGAGAAACTCGGCCGCGGCGTGGACCTGCTGTCGACCACGCTCAACAAGACGACCGGCATCCAGTTCGACGGCGCCGCGATCATCGACTTCGACGGCTTCGCCAGCGTGATCCACGCGCTCGGCGGCGTGGACATGTGCGTGGCCGAGGCCGCCGAGTCCGCGCACCTCGGCGTGGACGCGGACGGCAAACTGGTGCAGGGCTGGTACTCCGAGGCGTACGGCATCCAGCTCCCGCCGGGGGCGCAGCCGTTCGTGCACCGCCCCGGCTGCCGGACCATGAGCGCGACCGAGGCGCTCGACTACTCCCGCATCCGCAAGAGCCTGCCGAACGGCGACTACGACCGGCAGAATCACCAGCAGCAGCTGATCAAGGCGATCGTGGACAAGGCCACCACCCGCGGCGTCCTCACCGACCTCGGCAAACTCAACGACCTGGTCGCCGCCGCCGGCGACGCATTCGTCCTGGACACCGGCGACGCCTCCATCGCCGACTACGTCTTCACCCTCCGCAACCTCCGCGCGGACGACATGGTGCTACTCAAGACCAACGCCGGCAAGACCAACACCCAGTTCATCAACGGTACGTCGTTCGAGATGCTCGACCAGCCCTCGATGGACATGCTGACCGCCGCCAAGAACGGCACCCTCGACACCTTCCTCACCCAACACCCCGACTACAACGCCGACTCCCCCGCCGCGGACAAGTAACACTCCGGCACTCCTCTGCCCCAGCCACCCGCCGGCCCTGCCGCTGGCAACCGACGCCCGCCGGCCCTGCCGCTGGCAACCGACGCCCGCCGGCCCTGCCGCTGGCGACTGACGCCCGACAGCGGCTGCCAGGTGGCGGCCGGCCACGCCGGCCAGCGTCACGGCGGCTGGTGTCCCGGCGCGTGGCGGGTGCCGGTCGGCAGCCGACGCAGCCGGTTGCCGCGCAGCGGCGGACAACGGCCAGCCGCTCCGGCTGACGCCCGACCGCCGCGTAGCGGATTCCGGTCGGCAGCCGACACTGCCGGTTGGCGCGCAGCGGCGGCAACGGCCAGCCGCTCCGGCCGACGCGCAGCGGCGGCAACGGCCAGCCCTGGTGACCGGCAGCCGACCCTGGCGGTTGGCGGGTGAGCCTGCCGGTTGGCGGGTGAGCCTGCCGGTCGGCGGGTGAGCCTGCCGGTCGGCGAATAGTGCTCCGCATCGGCGGGCGCCCCGCGCCCGATATTTCGGCATATTGGCGATGGAAGTTGATCGCCATTCTGACTTTGTGAGGCGTAGGCACGTTATTCCGGCCGAATAACGTGCCTACGCCTCACAAAGTGGGCGATCAAGCAAATTCGCAAGAAAGATCGTGGTCTTCTTGAGCCGCACGGTCATGCGAGCGGCGACGATATGCATATCCGGCATCGCATTCTCCGCGGAATGCCGCCCACACGGTCGCGGCTCCGCCGCCATTCCGGCCGCGGTCGACGATCGGCGGCGAAACGCCGCACGCGATCACGCGGCCAGGATTGAGAACGACCCGCACCGCACAAACCTCCCCGGCCACGCCGGGACCGGCTGCAGCGCCGCGTGCGAAGCGGACTCCCCCGGCCACGCCGGAGCCAACTCCAGCGCCACGCGCGAAGCGGACTCTCCCCCGGCCACGCCGGAACCGGCTGCAGCGCCGCCTGCGGAGCGGACTCCCCGGCCACACCGGAGCCAACTCCAGCGCCACGCGCGAAGCGGACTCCCCCGGCCACACCGGAACCGGCTCCAGCGCCACGCACGAAGCAGACTCCCCCGGCCACACCGGAACCGGCTCCAGCGCCACGCACGAAGCAGACTCCCCCGGCCACACCGGAACCGGCTCCAGCGCCACGCACGAAGCGGACCCCCCGGCCACGCCGGAACCGGCTCCGTCGCCGCGTGCGGAGCGGAGCGCTAGCGGAGTCGGAGCCCGCGGCGAGGTTTGCCCGCGGGAGCATGCGGAACTCGACCCGCCGGAAGCGGGAAAATCGAGGTCACAAGGTTTTCCCGAAGCGGCACAGCGCACGGAACCCGGGCCGGGCCGAAGCGGAGATCGGCCCCCGGAGCGGCACCGCGCTCCCGGGAACAGGGGCACCCGGCCAAGCCGGTCGGGAGGCGGGAGAGCCGGCGGGCGCGGGAGAGGTCCCGCGCCCGGCCGTCGATGTCAGTCGTTCTTGTCGTCGTCGGCGCGGTCCGGGTCCGGCTCGCTCGGGGGCTTCTGGCCGGCGCGCTCCTCGGTTTCGGTTTCGGGAACGCCGTAGCCCTCTTCGGCGGCGCCGCGGTCCGGCTGTTCGGTCATGGTCGTGCTCCTTTCGGTTGCGATGTGTGCGGTGGGGACCCGGGGGTCAGGACAGGGAGCTGGCCGCGTCCGGGTGGGCGTCCTCGTGGACGCCGATGCCGAGGCGGTCGACGAGTTCGCCGCCGAGCCAGGCCGCGCCGCTGCCGGCGGCCAGGGCGATCACCTCGAGGACGAACGCCAGCACGCCGGGCTCGTGGGTGGTGCCGTCCAGGCGCAGCAGCCATGAGATCAGGAAGAGCACCAGCACCAGGCCGTTGATGGCGCCGTGCAGCAGGCCGATGCGCTTGGCGCGGGTGCCGGGCGGGATGGCGGTCCAGTCGAGCCAGCCGGTGGCGGACGCGATGACGGCGCCGATCAGGCCGGCGCCGATGTTCCAGAAGCCTACCTGGCCGAATACGTCGTTGCCGGTGATCAGGTGGACGAGGTCGAAGATGGTGCCGGTGACCAGGAGTCCGAGCGGGAAGACGATGACCATCGGATGCACCGGGTGGCCCAGCGCGCGTACTCGTGTCTGCATGCGACGGCGCATACCCGCGTCGATGCGCCTGAACCGCGTCGTTTGAAGCAGGTGCCTGGGGGCACGCGGTCGCGGACGGCGTTCGAGAGGAGACGAGCACATGAGACGCGCGGTGTTCACGATGGCGGTGGGCGGTGCGGTCGGGGTGGCGGCGGTGGCCGCGGTCCGCCGCGGACGGCAGGCGCGGGCCGCCGCCGACGACCGCTGGCACAGCATCACGATCAACCGGGAGCCGGAGGAGGTCGGGCCGCAACCGCAGCCGCTGCACGATCTGGGTGAGGCGATCCAGGTGCGGGTCCGCCCGGCGCCCGGCGGCCGGGGCACGGAGATCGCGGCGCGCTGCGTGAATCCGAACCCGGACGGCGTGCGGGCGCTGCGCCGCGCGCTGCGCGAGACGCGGACGCTGGTGGAGACCGGTGAGGTGCTGCTGCCGGACGCGCCGCCGACGACGCGGCGCACGCCGCTGGGCGCGCCGCTGGCGTACGCGACCCGGCACGGACGGCAGGAGGGACGGCTGTGAGGGCGCTGTGCTGGGAAGGCGTGAACGACCTCGCGGTACGGGACGTGCCCGACCCCGAGATGCGCAACGAGCAGGACATCGTCGTCAAGGTGCGCAAGACCGTCACGTGCGGTTCGGACCTGCACCTGATCGGCGGGTACATCCCGTTCATGAGCCGCGGGGACGTGCTCGGCCACGAGTTCGTCGGCGAGGTGGTCGAGGTCGGCGCGCAGGTGCGCAAACACCGGGTCGGCGACCGGGTGGTGGTCAGTTCGTTCGTGTCCTGCGGCCGGTGCTGGTTCTGCTCGCAGGAGCTCTACTCGCTGTGCGACAACGGCAACACGAACCCGGCGATCACGGAGTCGATGTGGGGCTTCGCGCCCGGCGGCTGCTTCGGCTACTCGCACGCGATGGGCGGCTTCGCGGGCAGCCACGCGGAGTACATCCGGGTCCCGTTCGGCGACGTCGGCGCGTTCACCATCCCGGACGAGGTCGACGACCTGCGCGCGCTGTTCGCGTCGGACTCCGCCGCGACCGGCTGGATGGGCGCGGACCTCGGCGGCGTGAAGCCCGGCGACGTGGTGGCGGTCTGGGGTGCCGGCGCGGTCGGGCAGATGGCCGCGCGCGCGTCCGTGCTGCTCGGCGCGGAGCGCGTGCTGATCATCGACCGGTACGACAACCGCCTCGACCAGGCCGCGAAGTTCGCCGGTGCGGAGCCGCTGAACTATGTGCGCGACGACGTGGGCGCGGCGCTGCTGGAGGCGACCGGCGGGCGCGGCCCGGACGTGTGCATCGAGGCGGTCGGCATGGAGGCGCACCGGCCCGGCCCGCAGCACGCGTACGACCAGGTGAAGCAGCAGCTGCGGTTGCAGACCGACCGGCCGTCCGCGGTCCGGGACGCGATCTATCAGGCGCGCAAGGGCGGCAGCGTGTTCGTGCTCGGCGTCTACGCCGGGTTCGTCGACAAGTTCCCGCTCGGCGCCATGATGAACAAGGGCCTGACCGTCCGCGGTGCCCAGATGCACGGCCAGCGGTACATCCCGATGCTGCTGGACCGGATGGCGCGCGGCGAGCTGGTGACCGAGCACCTGGCCACCCACGTGATGCCGCTGGACCGCGGTGTCGAGGGATACCGGATGTTCAAGGACAAGGAGGACGGCTGCGTGCGCGCGGTCTTCGAGCCCTGACGGTACCCGGCCGGCGTGTGTCCCCGGGGGGACACGCGTCGGCCCGGGCGGGCCGCCGGATCGGGGCAGTCCCTTCGGCGAGGAGAGGACACCCGCGGAAGGGGGACACGTCATGCCGGACCGCGTCAGTACCGCGATGCTCGGCCGTACCGCTGTCATCGGCCTTTATCTGATCGCCCTGCTGGTCGCGCCCGGCCCGGCCGCCGCCGCGCCGGCGGCGCTGCTGGGCATGGTGTGGGTGGCCGGGTACGCCCGGGAGCTCACCCGCCGGACCGGGGCGCCCGATGGCCGTTGAGCAGGCCGTCGCCGTCGCGCCGCTCACCATCCGGACCCGGATCGCGCGGGTCGCGCCGTGGTTCGGGCCCGCGTTCGTGGCCGCGGTCGCGTACGTGGACCCGGGCAACTTCGCCACGAACTTCACCGGCGGCGCCGCGTTCGGCTACCAGCTGGTCTGGGTGATCCTGGGCGCGAACCTGATGGCGATGCTGGTCCAGTCGCTGTCCGCGAAGCTGGGCCTGGTCACCGGCCGCGACCTGCCGGAGCTGTGCCGCGCGCACCTGCCCCGCCCGGTCAGCCGCGGCCTGTGGGTGCAGGCCGAGCTGGTGGCGATGGCGACCGACCTGGCCGAGGTGATCGGCGGCGCGCTGGCGCTGGCGCTGCTGTTCGGCATCCCGTTGCCGATCGGCGGCGCGATCACCTGCGCGGTCTCGTTCGCGCTGCTCGGGTTGCAACAGCGCGGCTACCGCACGTTCGAGTCGGTGATCGCCGGCATGCTCGGCGTGATCCTGGCCGGCTTCCTCTACACGGTGCTGCGCTCCGGCGCCGAGCCGGCCGCGCTGGCCGCCGGCATGGTGCCGTCGTTCTCCGGCGCGGACAGCCTGCTGCTGGCCACCGGCATCCTGGGTGCGACGGTCATGCCGCACGTGATCTATCTGCACTCCGCGCTGGCCAAGACGCGCACGCCGGGGATCAGCGGGCCCGCCGAGCTGCGCCGCGCGCTGGGCTGCCAGCGGCTCGACATCCTGGTCGCGCTGGGCCTGGCCGGGCTGGTCAACCTGGCCATGCTGGTGATCGCGGCGCGGCTGTTCCACGGCCGGGCGGTCGGCGACACCGGCACGCTGGAGGGCATCCACGCGGCGCTCGGCGTCAGCCTGGACTCGGCGGCCGCGCTCGCGTTCGCGCTGGCGCTGCTGGCGTCCGGGTTCGCGTCGTCGAGCGTGGGCACGTACGCCGGCCAGGTCGTCATGCAGGGGTTCATCCGCCGGCGGATTCCGCTGACGGTACGCCGGGCGCTGACCATGGCGCCCGCGATGGTGGTGCTGCTGCTCGGCGTGGACCCGACCACCGCGCTGGTGCTGTCCCAGGTGGTGCTGTCGTTCGGCGTGCCGTTCGCGCTGGTGCCGCTGGTGATGCTGACCCGGCGCCGGGACGTGCTGGGCGAGCACGTCAACCGTCCGATCACGACGGTCGCGGCCTCGGTGGTCGCCGCGCTGATCATCGCGCTCAACGTGTTCCTGCTGATCCGCACGTTCGCGGGCTGAGCCCCGTTTGTACCCCTTCGTGGCGGGCACCCGGTCGCCGCGAAGGGGGTCACGGATGCGATCTCAGATCAGGCCGGCGCTTCCGGCCAGCGCCGCCGCCTCGGTCCGGCTGGTCACGCGCAGTTTGCGCAGCAGCGTGGCGGTCAGCCGTTTGACCGTACGCTCCGAGACGTGCAGTTCCTCGGCGATCTCGGTGGTGGTGGCACCGGCCGCGATCAGCCGCAGCAGGCGCCGCTCCGCGTCGTCCAGGTGCACCGGCGGTGCCGGGCGGGGCCCGCGCCCGGGCGTGAGCAGCGGGCCGAGCAGCCAGGACGGCAGCACCGACCAGCCGTCCAGGATGGACAGCAGGGGGGACAGCAGCGCCTCCGCGTCCATCGACTTGGGCAGGAAGCCCTCCGCGCCGGCACGCAGCGCCTCGACCGCGGGCTCCGGGTTCTCGTCCCCGGACATCGCCACGATCCTGGTGCGTGCCACCGTCCGCCGGATGGCCGCGATCGCCCGGATGCCGCCCGGCGCCGGCATGTGCAGATCCACCAGGGCCAGATCCGCCACGGTACGAAGGACGAGCCCCGCCGCGCCGGCCGCGTCCCCGGTGGAGGCCACCACGGTCGCCCGCCCACCGGTGATCCTGGGCAGCAGCAACTCCATGCCCTGCACGAACAGCGGATGGTCGTCGATCAGCACGACGCGCAGCGCGGGGGGCGACATGTCGCCCGCGTTCCCACCGGCATCCCGGACATGCGCGTCATGACCGGTTCGCTGTGGCGCCTCGCCAAGCGCCTCGTCCCCGGGCGCGCCCGGCCGGGCGCGGTCACCGCCGGCGAGATGCTGGTGCTGCGCACGCTCTGCCACGAGCTCCGCCCGCCGGTCAGCACGCTCGGCTCGCTCCTGCGCGCGCTCGACCGCGAGACGGACCCGCCGGCGCGGGGTGCGGACGACTCGCACGCGCTCGCCCGGCTGGCCGCCGCGCACACCCGGCACCTGGAGGAGTTGCTGCGGCACGCCGCCGACATCGCCGAGGGGCTCAGTCGCGCGCCGGACGACGCTGCGACCGTGCCGCTCGGCCGGCTGCTGCCCGAGCTGGCCGCCACCGTGCCGGACGGCCGCCTCGACCTGCGGGTCGGCGCCGCCGCGGCCCGCTGGCCGGTGCATCCCCGGCACACCCGGCAGATCCTGATGAACCTGCTGGCCAACGCGGTACGGCACGGGCCGGCGGACGGCCGGATCACGCTGCTCGCGCGTACCGGCGCGCGGTCCCTGCGGTTGATGGTGTGCGACGAGGGTGAGGTCACCGCGGAGCTGACGGCCGCGCTGCGCCGGGACGCGGCACCGGCCGGCATGCACGGCCTGGGACTGTGGCTGGTCCGGCAGCTCGCCCGGCGGCACGGCGGCAGCGTCCACGCGCGCCCGGTCGTACCGTCCGGGGTCGCGGTCTGTGTGCTCCTCCCCCGCCGTCCCGGACTGTCACGCCGGGGCCAGCGGTTGGCCCGGTGAGGCCCGCCCCCCGGGCACTCGGTGTGCAACGACACGTCGGCACATCACAGGGAGGACCTGACCGTGTTCAGTCACATCAAGGACCTGCAGTTCGAGGCGAAGCCGGACGGCCCGGACGCGCTCTTCGCCCGCCGGCTGCAGGAGGTGCTCGGCGGCAAGTGGGGCGAGCTGACCGTCGCGAACCAGTACCTGTTCCAGGGCTGGAGCTGCCGGCTCCCCGGCAAGTACAAGGACCTGCTGCTCGACGTGGGCACCGAGGAGATGGGCCACGTCGAGATGATCTGCACGATGATCGCCCGCCTGCTGGAGGGCGCGCCGCAGAACCTGCACGAGGCCGCCGCGGACGACAACCCGATGCTGGCCGCCATCTACAGCGGAGAGAACCCGGCCCAGTTCATCCACGCCGGCGGCGGGCCGCTGCCGGTGGACAGCAACGGCGTGCCGTGGAACGGCTCGTTCATCACCGCCAGCGGCAACCTGATGGCCGACTTCCAGCTCAACGTGACCGCCGAGGCCCAGGGCCGCCTCCAGGTCGCCCGCCTGTTCCACATGACCGACGACCCGGGCGTCAAGCAGATGCTCCGCTTCCTGCTGGCCCGCGACACCATGCACCAGAACATGTGGATGGCCGCGCTCCAGCAGCTCAAGGACGACGGCCTGGAGGACATGCCGATCCCGGACGCCTTCCCGGACGCGGAGCAGGAGAACGAGTTCGCCTACCAGCTGCTCAACTTCTCCGCGGGCGAGGACTCGGCCGAGGGCCGCTGGGCCTCCGGACCGGCCCCGGACGGCAAGGGCACGTTCAGCTACGACCCGGCGCCCGCGGCCCACGCTCCGGCCCCGGTCCTCCCGCCGGGCGACCCGCGGCTCTACGGCACCCCGCCACCGACCCCGGGCGGCATCATCGGCGCGGTCAAGGACGCCCTCAGCTGAGCACCGTCCCCCTCCCCAGAGGGCCGGAACCGTCCTTCACCGGCGGTTCCGGCCCGGGGTCGTGGGTCTGGTGAGCGCGGGTCGCGGTGCGGGGACTAACCTGACCGTTATGCCCGGCTCGCGTACGCTCCGCATCGCCTCCCGCAACTCGCCCATGGCCCTGGCGCAGGTGGAGCGCGTCCGGGGGCTGATCGCGGCCCGGCACCCCGACGTGTCCGTGACGGTCGTCGGCATGACGACCAGCGGGGACCGGTGGCAGGGCAGCCTGGCGGCGCTGGGCGGCAAGGGCGCGTTCACCAA
It encodes:
- a CDS encoding LamG-like jellyroll fold domain-containing protein, which encodes MIVSPAVAATAAPATVHGLKGEYYRMSAPGARDFAELGGVSLDPNIDLPGLAGTFGSLTGRTEHTTARWTGKLTAPATGDYTFHMIGDNGFRFLLDGQPVIDHWVGDWDVEQTSAPVHLVAGQAHDVRIEMFQDIGGANLFLRWSAAGLAKQIVPESAFTPPDGFQVYPVTFGVQKDGRTLVADFESRIDAAPSASSLTVEVDTTPMPIEAVAVRGKRLVITLAEKILKDQRVRIGYTGEGGLVVGGEAVPQVIRSASNASTQRLTTPWGDKLDRNKPLPEYPRPQLIRKQWLHLNGPWEFADAEAGEAPVFGKRLDERIIVPFPVESQLSGIERREDHMFYRKLVTVPRDWSGKRIKLNFGAVDYQARVWVNGTLVTEHTGGYTAFTADITDALRGRGAQEIVVAVTDTTGPDQPKGKQSTSPGGIVYTPSSGIWQTVWMEPVATAAIDSLVTTPDVARSALTVTVKSAATNARVTATALDKQGRRVGTVSGAANTPLQLKITNPRLWSPDDPYLYDLDVTLTQGRVTDTVRGYFGMRHIEVQTVGGFPKLVLNGKPVFSLATLDQGFFPDGLYTAPSDAALRFDLEETKKLGFNAVRKHIKAEPARWYRHADELGLLVWQDFVSATIRTTAGQEAFLSQGREIMEQLRFSPSIIGWVVFNEGWGEWDRTATGQIAEQVKAADPSRIVNAHSGVNCCDSKGDSGKGEVIDHHDYNNTDPPFPDATRVAMDGEHGGFTLRTPGHMWPGAPAVIYSGVADKAALTAKYVDNTERFYLEAAGAELSGSVYTQITDLENELNGLWTYDRREIKVDPAPVRAINQKVIAAGASAGEDATFPGRGDWALDEGSGTTARDTSGSGADLTLTGNTAWTPGVSGSALAFDGDGDAAETAGPVVDTAGSYTIAAWVSLDELPGNYATAVSQDGRRAESPFYLQYGQGAFAFSTPGGNRARLPVTPDLNRWYHLVGVRDGASGEVRLYVDGARAAATTAGPVVVSTGSFAVGRAKYAGNETDWWSGAIDGVHAYDRALTDAEVTALFTAERR
- a CDS encoding DUF2231 domain-containing protein, yielding MQTRVRALGHPVHPMVIVFPLGLLVTGTIFDLVHLITGNDVFGQVGFWNIGAGLIGAVIASATGWLDWTAIPPGTRAKRIGLLHGAINGLVLVLFLISWLLRLDGTTHEPGVLAFVLEVIALAAGSGAAWLGGELVDRLGIGVHEDAHPDAASSLS
- a CDS encoding LCP family protein, with product MVTKRRGDPLWARLLLIFGAVLVVLSGGTLVAAHTVINRASTAFTQGSLLEGDAAAQDGASGNNIDGAVNLLLVGIDARPPGSSETGVLSDTIIILHIPETHDQAYLISIPRDWLVEVPAYEKAGFPGGSYKINSAFSYGYNVQGSELEKRASGMTLLSTTLNKVTGIRFNGAAIIDFSGFASVIHALGGVDMCVDETAESAHLGVDADGKLVQGWHSEAAGIQLPPGVTPFVHEKGCRKMSATEALDYARIRKSLSDGDYGRQRHQQQLIKAIVKQATTRGVLTDLGKLNNLVKAAGDAFVLDTGGIPPADFLFTLKGVAANDLTLIKTNAGNVNTVIVDGIAYEDLDDKSLAMLDAAEAGTLGTFLIENPQFIARSS
- a CDS encoding ChaB family protein; translated protein: MPAREDMPSTLKRSPKKAQETYAKTHDSAVEQYGEGERAHRTAFSAVKHSFEKVGDHWEPKAKKGPSDAKAAGGRNTRAKTAGGVDANASKTHLMDVAKRLEIRGRSRMTKPELVDAIQKANASSTRKARSK
- a CDS encoding LCP family protein; the protein is MKIPRWARIVLILGAVLAVASTGTIVGARMLIDGATAAIPQTTLIEGDARAPRREQGKAIDGAINLLLVGIDARDTGGGSDGDSVRSDTIIILHIPKAHDRAYLISVPRDWLVDIPAYRKNGFAGISDKINTAFSAGYAGDGDRMEKLGRGVDLLSTTLNKTTGIQFDGAAIIDFDGFASVIHALGGVDMCVAEAAESAHLGVDADGKLVQGWYSEAYGIQLPPGAQPFVHRPGCRTMSATEALDYSRIRKSLPNGDYDRQNHQQQLIKAIVDKATTRGVLTDLGKLNDLVAAAGDAFVLDTGDASIADYVFTLRNLRADDMVLLKTNAGKTNTQFINGTSFEMLDQPSMDMLTAAKNGTLDTFLTQHPDYNADSPAADK
- a CDS encoding CsbD family protein, whose product is MGTDDKIDNKVEEAGGKVKEHVGRATDDRDLEAEGKADQSSSHVKQAVEHVKDAFKS